One Spirochaeta africana DSM 8902 genomic window carries:
- the osmF gene encoding glycine betaine ABC transporter substrate-binding protein OsmF has translation MNRKLCKAALTAVLAAVVMAGCAGEETADRVNEEPIVVASKIDTEGALLGSMIRLVLEEHNYRVNDRTEFGPTDVIRRAIINDEIDIYPEYTGNGGFFFADTPSDVWKDFEAGYELVKRLDLEVNNIIWLQPAPANNTWAIAVREDLAQQQGLRTMQDLGEFVAGDGNIKLAGSEEFVNREDALPAFEQAYGFSLSGDQLLVLSGGNTAMTAQAAARQTDGVNAAMAYGTDGQLAALGLRVMQDNLGVQPVYAPAPLVRAEILQQYPGIEQLLTPVFAGLELETLQRLNAAIAVDGRAAATVAREYLTDAGFIQ, from the coding sequence ATGAACAGGAAACTATGCAAGGCCGCATTGACGGCAGTGCTGGCTGCGGTGGTTATGGCCGGATGTGCCGGCGAGGAAACCGCTGACCGGGTGAATGAGGAGCCGATAGTGGTGGCATCCAAGATCGATACCGAGGGTGCGCTGCTTGGCAGCATGATCCGGCTGGTGCTGGAGGAGCACAACTACCGGGTGAATGACCGAACCGAGTTCGGTCCGACCGACGTCATCCGACGGGCGATAATCAACGACGAGATAGACATCTATCCGGAGTATACCGGGAATGGCGGATTCTTTTTTGCGGATACCCCTTCGGATGTCTGGAAGGATTTCGAGGCCGGCTACGAGCTGGTCAAACGGCTTGATCTGGAGGTGAACAACATCATCTGGCTGCAGCCTGCACCGGCCAACAACACCTGGGCGATTGCGGTGCGTGAGGATCTGGCGCAGCAGCAGGGGCTGCGTACCATGCAGGATCTGGGTGAGTTTGTCGCCGGGGACGGCAATATCAAGCTGGCCGGGTCCGAGGAATTTGTAAACCGGGAGGATGCACTGCCGGCTTTTGAACAGGCCTACGGTTTTTCGCTGTCCGGAGATCAGCTGCTGGTGCTTAGCGGCGGCAACACCGCTATGACCGCCCAGGCAGCGGCGCGGCAGACCGATGGGGTAAACGCTGCAATGGCCTATGGCACCGATGGTCAGCTGGCGGCACTGGGGTTGCGAGTCATGCAGGACAATCTCGGGGTGCAGCCGGTCTATGCCCCGGCTCCCCTGGTGAGAGCAGAGATCCTGCAGCAGTATCCGGGGATTGAACAGCTGCTGACACCGGTGTTTGCCGGTCTGGAACTGGAAACCTTGCAGCGGCTGAATGCGGCGATTGCCGTTGACGGCAGAGCGGCAGCCACAGTGGCACGGGAATATCTGACCGATGCCGGGTTCATCCAGTAG
- a CDS encoding ABC transporter permease — protein MAGITIQLHSLRIRLPRPVWLLTAMAIAATLYLGESGSLALVQEFTVRSDRFLQESLTHLQLAFGSACAAALVGIPLGILAYRSDTAGRVVFSLVSGVQTVPSLALFGLMIAPLALLSRSVPALRAVGLQGIGFAPAFLALLLYSLLPIVRNTYTSLAALPQDVLRAGQGMGMTRVQLFRYVELPLALPIVLAGVRTAAVQAVGNTTIAALIGAGGLGSFVFQGLGQGADDLIVLGVLPIVGLAVCTDRGLDALVRRLDYRTVIRNRTLEAA, from the coding sequence ATGGCCGGGATTACAATCCAGCTGCATTCCCTCCGGATCCGGCTGCCGCGGCCGGTTTGGCTGCTGACCGCCATGGCGATAGCCGCAACCCTGTATCTTGGTGAGTCCGGATCACTGGCGCTGGTGCAGGAGTTCACCGTCCGTTCCGATCGCTTCCTCCAGGAATCCCTGACCCATCTCCAGCTGGCCTTCGGTTCGGCCTGTGCCGCTGCGTTGGTGGGAATTCCGCTGGGGATCCTTGCCTATCGCTCGGATACTGCCGGTCGGGTAGTGTTCTCGCTTGTCAGCGGGGTCCAGACGGTACCAAGCCTGGCGTTGTTCGGTTTGATGATCGCCCCGCTGGCGCTGCTGTCGCGCAGTGTTCCGGCGCTGCGGGCGGTAGGGCTGCAGGGTATCGGCTTTGCGCCGGCATTCCTGGCGCTCCTGCTGTATTCACTGCTGCCGATTGTGCGTAATACCTATACCAGTCTGGCGGCGCTGCCGCAGGACGTACTGCGGGCAGGACAGGGTATGGGTATGACCCGCGTGCAGCTGTTCCGTTATGTTGAACTTCCGCTGGCGCTGCCGATTGTGCTGGCTGGCGTGCGAACCGCTGCGGTACAGGCGGTTGGCAACACCACAATCGCCGCCCTGATCGGTGCCGGCGGACTGGGCAGCTTTGTGTTCCAGGGACTGGGGCAGGGGGCAGATGACCTGATTGTTCTGGGGGTGCTGCCGATTGTGGGATTGGCGGTATGCACCGATCGTGGACTGGATGCGCTGGTGCGACGCCTGGATTACCGCACCGTTATTCGAAATCGAACCCTGGAGGCCGCATGA
- a CDS encoding ABC transporter ATP-binding protein, with translation MIELRNVSKRYGSVTALDGVSLVVPEGSVCVCIGPSGCGKSTTLKLVNRLLEPSDGEVLVNGQSVRSRSAVQLRREIGYVIQSVGLFPHMTVAENIGIVPRLFGRDAAWRRTRAEELLQLIGLDPGRYMQAYPAQLSGGEAQRIGVARALAANQPILLMDEPFGAVDPLNREVLQAEFLDLQRKLRKTILFVTHDLDEAIRMGDMIAIMNQGQVVQHDTPERILAQPASRFVADFVGVDRAIKRLVRFSVRDYLRPLPAAPSAGAAAAGAAAVNGRPETGTGAAAYGTGAAVAGTAATGSAAAASRDLLTGYHTLRDALSRLLSADLAHLPVYSLEGQQIGTVHLSDIRRITQEVAR, from the coding sequence ATGATTGAGCTCAGGAATGTTTCCAAGCGGTATGGCAGTGTGACCGCCCTGGACGGGGTGTCATTGGTGGTGCCGGAGGGGTCGGTCTGTGTGTGTATCGGACCATCGGGCTGCGGCAAATCGACCACCCTGAAACTGGTCAATCGCCTGCTGGAGCCGTCTGACGGCGAGGTGCTGGTGAATGGTCAGTCGGTGCGCAGTCGCTCTGCTGTTCAGCTGCGCCGCGAAATCGGGTATGTAATCCAGAGTGTCGGTCTGTTTCCGCACATGACGGTGGCAGAGAACATCGGGATTGTACCCAGACTTTTCGGGCGTGATGCTGCCTGGCGGCGTACCCGCGCCGAGGAGCTGCTGCAGCTCATCGGTCTGGATCCGGGGCGCTATATGCAGGCCTATCCGGCCCAGCTCTCCGGAGGCGAGGCCCAGCGAATCGGGGTGGCACGGGCACTGGCTGCCAATCAGCCGATTCTGCTGATGGATGAACCATTCGGTGCGGTCGACCCCCTGAATCGGGAGGTTCTGCAGGCCGAGTTCCTGGATCTGCAGCGCAAGCTTCGCAAGACCATTCTGTTTGTAACCCACGACCTGGATGAGGCCATCCGTATGGGTGACATGATTGCCATCATGAACCAGGGGCAGGTGGTGCAACACGATACCCCCGAACGTATTCTGGCTCAGCCAGCCTCCCGCTTTGTCGCGGATTTTGTCGGGGTGGATCGGGCTATCAAGCGCCTGGTGAGGTTCTCGGTACGGGATTACCTGCGCCCGCTGCCAGCTGCTCCTTCGGCTGGTGCAGCTGCGGCTGGAGCCGCGGCGGTCAATGGCAGGCCAGAGACCGGAACAGGTGCGGCCGCGTACGGGACAGGAGCCGCAGTGGCTGGCACCGCGGCGACTGGATCCGCGGCGGCCGCCAGCCGCGACCTGCTGACCGGCTACCACACCCTGCGCGATGCCTTGTCTCGTCTGCTGTCGGCCGATCTGGCGCACCTTCCGGTGTACAGTCTTGAGGGGCAGCAGATCGGCACGGTTCACCTGAGCGATATCCGCAGAATCACCCAGGAGGTGGCACGATGA
- a CDS encoding ABC transporter permease translates to MKRLLQLLPAAAGLWFVLHAGGRIALLRRLFPAAAQHSYTRIPLPQLLLEHLQLVLVSSSGAAVLGILIGVMVTRRAGRVFLPLVRDGASIMQTLPPVAVLALAVPLLGFGTRPALLALVLYSILPVLSNTIAGLEDVPPAVRQAASGMGMTPLQRLLWVELPIAARVILAGIRISVVINVGTATVGTVVGAGGLGVPIVAGLVRDNLPFILEGALAAAWVAYVLDRLLAEVVHSSYSPQSGLDGR, encoded by the coding sequence ATGAAGCGGCTGCTGCAGCTGCTGCCGGCCGCTGCCGGTCTCTGGTTTGTGCTGCATGCCGGCGGCCGGATCGCCCTGCTGAGGCGGCTGTTCCCGGCGGCTGCCCAGCACAGCTACACCCGGATCCCCCTGCCGCAGCTGCTGCTTGAGCATCTGCAGCTGGTACTTGTCTCCAGCAGTGGTGCCGCGGTACTCGGGATACTGATCGGGGTAATGGTAACCCGGCGCGCGGGGCGGGTATTCCTCCCGCTGGTGCGCGACGGAGCCTCGATCATGCAGACACTGCCGCCGGTAGCGGTTCTTGCCCTGGCGGTGCCACTGCTGGGCTTCGGTACCAGGCCGGCCCTGCTGGCGCTGGTGCTGTACAGCATACTGCCGGTACTTTCCAACACCATTGCCGGACTCGAGGATGTGCCGCCGGCAGTACGACAGGCGGCTTCCGGCATGGGGATGACACCGCTGCAGCGGCTGCTGTGGGTGGAACTGCCGATTGCGGCCAGGGTTATTCTTGCCGGTATCCGGATCTCGGTGGTTATCAATGTCGGCACCGCCACGGTCGGTACTGTTGTCGGTGCTGGCGGCCTGGGGGTCCCCATTGTTGCCGGGCTGGTCCGGGACAACCTGCCGTTTATTCTGGAGGGAGCCCTGGCAGCAGCCTGGGTTGCCTATGTCCTGGATCGGCTGTTGGCAGAGGTAGTACACTCCTCCTACAGCCCGCAATCCGGGCTCGACGGGAGATAG
- a CDS encoding competence/damage-inducible protein A, with product MKTQSLAMHPPTDSSLALLVIGDEVLSHAVRETNIDYTLQTAAAAGCRVAEVRIVADQVPSIARAVQQLAGEGWWIITSGGVGPTHDDVTMQAVAEAYEVPLVEHPRMLEFLQRAYGKRLSPVVRRMSLVPEGTVVEVDHDRHWPLLHCRGCYILPGLPRAYRNRIDMIFAALPPQPPVAVAAVYTDSDETVFAEQLGQLQQRHPLVEIGSYPQIPGEAGYAAKVTVRSRDADAVRQAFAELQELFSSGGWLKRSEPV from the coding sequence ATGAAAACACAAAGCCTGGCTATGCACCCACCAACAGATTCATCCCTTGCCCTGCTTGTAATCGGGGACGAGGTGTTGTCACACGCAGTGCGGGAAACCAATATAGATTATACCCTGCAGACTGCAGCTGCTGCCGGCTGCAGGGTAGCCGAGGTCAGGATTGTTGCCGATCAGGTGCCGTCAATCGCCAGGGCGGTACAGCAGCTGGCCGGTGAGGGGTGGTGGATTATTACCTCTGGCGGTGTCGGCCCCACCCACGATGATGTCACCATGCAGGCGGTAGCGGAAGCATACGAGGTGCCGCTGGTCGAGCATCCGCGCATGCTGGAGTTCCTGCAGCGGGCCTATGGCAAGCGCCTGTCGCCGGTGGTCCGACGAATGTCGCTGGTGCCTGAGGGAACGGTGGTGGAGGTGGATCATGATCGCCATTGGCCCCTGCTGCATTGCCGCGGCTGCTATATCCTGCCGGGGCTGCCCCGCGCATATCGGAATCGCATCGATATGATTTTTGCCGCACTGCCGCCGCAGCCGCCGGTTGCGGTCGCGGCGGTGTATACCGACAGTGACGAGACGGTGTTTGCCGAACAGCTGGGACAGCTGCAGCAGCGTCACCCACTGGTCGAGATCGGTTCATATCCGCAGATTCCCGGGGAGGCCGGCTATGCCGCCAAGGTTACCGTGCGTTCACGGGATGCCGATGCGGTCAGGCAGGCGTTTGCAGAATTGCAGGAGTTATTCAGCAGCGGTGGATGGCTGAAACGCAGCGAGCCGGTGTAG
- a CDS encoding M14 family metallopeptidase — translation MPLAFLRGTFWLLAILQLTAPQSDQVFTTGTIGHSVHQRPLQYYRIGTGPIPLVVIGTIHAGYEANTREAAKGLLRYFASQPDRLAPELSLYFIPNINPDGNQLDTRHNANEVDLNRNWDTPDWQEDIPGIWSMLTGEGGSAPFSEPETAALQEFLHAVQRDHPYHRTTAVFLHSLRMDPRSSTSIPKGLVQPAYRLIDDQRQLHGRSLQAADIFADAGSFIRIESWVGEYPTPGEAIHWAALHDIIAFDVEFPTAESLEPAHPGGNPYYSRFHTGMIRLMEELHRLAAFQPSTAAE, via the coding sequence ATGCCGCTCGCATTCCTGCGAGGAACATTCTGGCTGCTTGCCATTCTGCAGCTGACAGCTCCGCAATCCGATCAGGTTTTCACCACCGGCACCATCGGTCACTCGGTTCATCAAAGGCCGCTGCAGTACTACCGTATCGGCACCGGACCGATTCCCCTGGTGGTGATCGGCACAATCCACGCCGGATACGAAGCCAACACCCGGGAAGCCGCCAAGGGCCTGCTCCGGTATTTTGCCAGCCAGCCGGACCGGCTTGCACCGGAACTTTCCTTGTATTTTATACCCAATATAAATCCTGACGGCAATCAGCTCGACACCCGACACAACGCCAACGAGGTCGACCTGAATCGGAACTGGGACACCCCCGACTGGCAGGAGGATATCCCCGGTATCTGGAGCATGCTGACTGGCGAAGGCGGCAGCGCCCCGTTTTCCGAACCGGAAACCGCTGCCTTGCAGGAATTCCTGCATGCTGTTCAGCGGGATCATCCCTATCATCGCACCACCGCCGTGTTTCTGCATTCCCTGCGGATGGATCCCCGATCCAGCACCAGTATTCCAAAGGGACTGGTGCAGCCGGCCTACAGACTGATCGATGATCAGCGGCAGCTGCATGGGCGCTCGCTACAGGCGGCAGACATCTTTGCCGACGCCGGCAGCTTTATCCGGATCGAGTCATGGGTGGGTGAATACCCCACCCCGGGAGAAGCGATTCATTGGGCTGCCCTTCATGATATCATCGCCTTTGACGTGGAGTTCCCCACGGCCGAATCGCTGGAACCGGCCCATCCCGGGGGCAATCCCTATTACAGCCGTTTTCACACCGGCATGATCCGGCTCATGGAGGAGCTACACCGGCTCGCTGCGTTTCAGCCATCCACCGCTGCTGAATAA
- a CDS encoding metallophosphoesterase, translated as MKTYDIIGDVHGHATALEGLLRTLGYEPQGSSLRHPDRYRQAIFVGDIVDRGPEIPRAVRLVRGMVESGAALMVLGNHEYNLIGYHTPIAGSSPQRFIRAHTAVHYRQCQETLQQFAAVPGELDDHMNWMRQLPLFLELPQLRVVHAAWHPQAVNTIQEYAPETHALTDALLQDSSRRGSAAARAIEQLLKGVEINLPQGLSYHDKEGVRRTRTRVAWWRTHQTDDRGDGCIPLSELVFPPDIIPPAELSRVRVPVSTAAHVPGYSGDTPVFMGHYWLTGEPRLVAPDICCLDFSIAAGGLLTSYTYRGEQQLSAENLLQVDAAGIPQ; from the coding sequence ATGAAGACCTACGATATAATCGGGGATGTACATGGACACGCTACCGCACTGGAGGGACTGTTGCGGACCCTTGGGTATGAACCGCAGGGCAGCAGCCTGCGCCATCCGGACCGGTATCGGCAGGCGATTTTTGTCGGCGATATCGTCGATCGTGGCCCCGAGATTCCCCGTGCCGTACGGCTGGTGCGCGGCATGGTCGAGTCCGGGGCAGCCTTGATGGTGCTGGGTAACCATGAATACAACCTGATCGGTTATCATACCCCGATAGCCGGCAGCAGTCCGCAGCGGTTTATCCGGGCCCACACCGCAGTGCACTACCGGCAGTGTCAGGAAACCCTGCAGCAGTTTGCCGCAGTCCCCGGGGAACTGGATGATCACATGAACTGGATGCGGCAGCTGCCGCTGTTTCTGGAACTGCCGCAGCTGCGGGTGGTACACGCGGCCTGGCACCCACAGGCAGTGAACACCATACAGGAGTACGCCCCGGAGACCCACGCCCTTACCGATGCCCTGCTGCAGGACAGTTCCCGGCGTGGCTCGGCAGCGGCTCGCGCGATAGAGCAGCTACTGAAGGGGGTCGAGATCAATCTGCCACAGGGCTTGAGCTACCATGACAAGGAAGGGGTACGCAGAACCCGGACCCGGGTAGCCTGGTGGCGCACCCATCAGACGGATGACCGGGGGGACGGCTGTATTCCCCTGTCAGAACTGGTGTTCCCACCCGATATTATCCCTCCTGCCGAACTCAGCAGGGTACGGGTGCCGGTATCCACGGCGGCGCATGTTCCCGGATATAGCGGGGACACCCCCGTGTTTATGGGTCACTACTGGCTTACCGGTGAGCCGCGACTTGTTGCACCGGACATCTGCTGTCTAGATTTCAGTATTGCGGCTGGCGGTCTGCTTACCAGCTACACCTACCGTGGGGAGCAGCAGCTCAGTGCCGAAAACCTGCTGCAGGTGGACGCAGCCGGGATTCCGCAGTAG
- a CDS encoding DUF3592 domain-containing protein: MKIAHSVSKIFFGLTAVLAVAAAGYAVSAGLFIMRAEITAGEVVAYEESDRSIQFGTAPGGGMHFFPVVEYTAVGETRRLTADRGTQERRYAIGQQVMVRYLPDNPQRARIATLWGEWGAALVLLFTALLFGASALVFRFRFDES, from the coding sequence ATGAAGATTGCTCACAGTGTTAGTAAGATATTCTTCGGTTTGACTGCGGTTCTGGCTGTCGCGGCGGCCGGATACGCCGTGTCTGCCGGACTGTTCATAATGCGCGCCGAGATTACTGCCGGCGAGGTAGTCGCCTACGAGGAGAGTGACCGATCCATTCAGTTTGGCACCGCACCCGGCGGGGGTATGCATTTCTTTCCGGTGGTTGAGTACACGGCCGTAGGGGAAACCCGCCGGCTGACCGCTGACCGGGGTACCCAGGAACGGCGGTACGCTATCGGGCAGCAGGTGATGGTGCGCTACCTGCCGGATAACCCGCAGCGCGCCAGGATCGCCACCCTGTGGGGTGAATGGGGCGCGGCTTTGGTGCTGCTGTTTACCGCACTGCTGTTTGGCGCCAGTGCCCTGGTGTTCCGGTTCCGGTTCGACGAATCCTGA
- a CDS encoding hybrid sensor histidine kinase/response regulator, producing MSVETADLKNSTILIVDDNRANLGLLYRMLHAEGYRVLVAQDAAAGDSIARQELPDLILLDVMLPDTSGFELSTALKQDASTREIPILFISALSEIQDKLEGFRAGGVDFITKPFHVDEVLARVATHLTLVHQRKMLQQLVQTKDRLLSIIAHDIRGPIGGFMGIAAVINEAVASGDTDSLREIGDAVDRSARSTYTMLEDLLQWARSQEYVRGFRADLVDLQGITDQILETFAGAAGQKSIQLYTENIEGVKLLADQQMLETMLRNLVGNAIKFCNPGDTITVAYTGDTEYHRIAVCDTGIGMDEEQCEQLFRLDTPSRRRGTRGESGSGFGLLLVQEYAAAHQGSVEVSSTPGEGSCFTLVLPADSRNTTDNHTAGSSPAD from the coding sequence ATGTCAGTAGAAACTGCAGACCTGAAAAACTCTACCATCCTGATTGTGGACGATAATCGTGCCAACCTGGGGCTGCTGTATCGCATGCTGCATGCCGAGGGATACCGCGTGCTGGTGGCACAGGACGCAGCAGCCGGCGACAGCATCGCCCGCCAGGAGCTGCCAGACCTTATCCTGCTTGATGTAATGCTTCCGGACACCTCGGGCTTTGAACTGAGCACTGCACTCAAGCAGGATGCATCAACCCGGGAAATCCCGATTCTGTTTATCAGTGCATTGTCCGAGATCCAGGACAAACTGGAGGGGTTCCGTGCCGGGGGTGTTGATTTTATTACCAAGCCGTTTCATGTTGATGAGGTGCTGGCCCGGGTGGCTACCCATCTTACCCTGGTACATCAGCGCAAAATGCTGCAGCAGCTGGTTCAGACAAAGGATCGACTGCTGTCGATCATTGCGCATGATATTCGCGGCCCTATCGGCGGCTTTATGGGGATCGCGGCGGTTATCAATGAAGCCGTTGCATCCGGCGACACCGACTCGCTGCGCGAGATTGGTGATGCGGTTGATCGCAGCGCCAGATCAACCTACACCATGCTGGAGGATCTGCTGCAATGGGCGCGCTCCCAGGAGTATGTGCGGGGATTCCGGGCCGACCTGGTCGATCTGCAGGGCATCACCGACCAGATACTCGAGACATTCGCCGGGGCGGCCGGGCAAAAATCGATACAGCTGTATACAGAGAACATTGAAGGAGTCAAGCTGCTGGCAGATCAACAGATGCTGGAAACCATGCTGCGTAACCTGGTCGGCAACGCCATCAAGTTCTGCAATCCGGGAGATACTATAACCGTGGCCTATACTGGCGACACAGAGTATCACCGGATTGCGGTTTGTGATACCGGGATTGGCATGGACGAGGAGCAGTGCGAGCAGCTGTTCAGGCTGGATACCCCCTCGCGCCGACGTGGCACCCGGGGGGAGAGTGGCAGCGGATTCGGGCTGCTGCTGGTACAAGAGTACGCAGCGGCGCACCAAGGCAGTGTAGAGGTCAGCAGCACCCCCGGCGAGGGATCCTGCTTTACCCTGGTCCTGCCGGCAGACAGCAGGAACACCACGGACAACCATACCGCAGGGAGCAGCCCCGCAGACTGA
- a CDS encoding putative bifunctional diguanylate cyclase/phosphodiesterase, with product MDHHPLILLIDDSHSTIRALRDLLEQHGYLVRHAQSGRSGLDSAITHHPDLIVLDVDMPDMDGFAVCSSLKQDEQTADIPVVFISGLNDVTTKVQAFRLGGVDYITKPFHAEEVLARVQTQLQLLIDRRNLEASRQVMEEWNATLEQHVTDRTRDIMRNERRLRYLAMHDSVTRLPNRHAMHENLVRITEDPHTRAAVLYLELDGYDDISRTLGHHAADELVQQAATRLQGYVDEWRHVDVMNASLYRVGEDEFVVLLEDLEGEAAVMQSGEALLAGMQEPFTIRETMLYLPAHAGFTMYPEDSRDEEVLLQNAQMATADAKLHHELPRRIHRFHERLAQAGRERMDRILMLRSAVHNRELYLEYQPKVMLESRRLIGAEALLRWKPDGATLLPPSVFIPLAEETGIIHQLGQLVLEMVCAQIAAWQNTGYEPPPIAVNVSPLQLGEFEFEAQFLATLRDFGIHPAQIVVEITETAFLHERTHSMQVLQQLQQAGVAIHLDDFGTGYSSFSYLSDLPLDCVKIDKSFLDRCTPQLPEPPAPHRPVNHRTILEGIVTLARGLHLDIIAEGVETPEQAAMLLELGCLQAQGYYFYRPMSPEQLAPHLSTS from the coding sequence ATGGATCATCACCCGCTGATACTGCTGATCGATGACAGCCACAGCACTATACGTGCACTTCGCGACCTACTGGAACAGCATGGCTATCTGGTGCGGCATGCGCAGAGCGGCCGCAGCGGCCTGGACAGTGCGATCACCCATCATCCCGACCTGATTGTACTGGATGTCGACATGCCCGACATGGATGGGTTTGCGGTATGCAGCAGCCTGAAACAGGATGAGCAGACTGCTGACATCCCGGTGGTATTTATCAGCGGGTTGAATGATGTAACCACCAAGGTACAGGCCTTCCGACTTGGGGGGGTCGATTACATAACCAAACCGTTTCACGCCGAGGAGGTTCTGGCACGGGTGCAGACCCAGCTGCAGCTGCTGATCGACCGCCGCAATCTGGAGGCCTCCCGCCAGGTAATGGAGGAATGGAACGCCACCCTGGAGCAGCACGTCACCGACCGTACCCGGGATATCATGCGCAACGAGCGGCGCCTGAGATATCTGGCTATGCACGACTCGGTAACCCGACTGCCAAACCGCCATGCCATGCACGAAAACCTGGTCCGGATTACCGAGGATCCGCATACCCGCGCGGCGGTACTGTACCTGGAGCTTGATGGCTACGATGATATCAGCCGGACCCTGGGCCACCATGCTGCCGACGAACTCGTCCAGCAGGCAGCCACCCGGCTGCAGGGATATGTGGATGAATGGCGCCATGTGGATGTCATGAACGCCTCGCTGTATCGCGTCGGGGAGGATGAGTTCGTGGTGCTGCTGGAGGATCTCGAGGGTGAAGCTGCGGTAATGCAGTCCGGCGAAGCCCTGCTGGCCGGGATGCAGGAGCCCTTCACCATTCGTGAAACCATGCTCTATCTGCCGGCGCATGCCGGATTCACCATGTACCCCGAGGACAGCCGAGACGAGGAGGTACTGCTGCAAAACGCCCAGATGGCCACCGCCGATGCCAAGCTGCACCATGAACTGCCGCGCCGCATCCACCGCTTTCATGAACGTCTGGCCCAGGCCGGGAGGGAGCGCATGGACCGGATTCTGATGCTGCGCAGCGCGGTGCACAACCGGGAGCTGTATCTGGAGTATCAGCCCAAGGTTATGCTGGAGAGTCGACGCCTGATTGGTGCCGAGGCCCTGCTGCGCTGGAAGCCCGACGGCGCCACCCTGCTGCCCCCTTCAGTCTTTATCCCGCTGGCCGAGGAAACCGGAATTATCCACCAGCTTGGCCAGCTGGTGCTGGAGATGGTCTGTGCACAGATTGCCGCCTGGCAGAATACCGGCTATGAACCACCCCCGATTGCGGTGAATGTATCCCCGCTGCAGCTGGGCGAGTTCGAGTTCGAGGCACAATTTCTGGCCACACTCCGCGATTTCGGCATCCATCCGGCCCAGATTGTGGTGGAGATCACCGAGACCGCGTTCCTGCATGAACGCACTCATTCGATGCAGGTCCTGCAGCAGCTGCAGCAGGCCGGCGTGGCTATCCATCTGGATGATTTCGGCACCGGATACTCATCCTTCAGTTATCTGAGCGACCTCCCGCTGGACTGTGTCAAGATCGACAAATCCTTTCTTGATCGCTGTACCCCGCAATTGCCGGAACCACCAGCCCCGCACCGCCCGGTCAACCACCGTACCATTCTTGAGGGGATTGTCACCCTGGCCCGCGGGCTGCATCTGGATATCATTGCCGAGGGGGTCGAGACCCCGGAACAGGCTGCAATGCTGCTGGAACTTGGCTGTCTGCAGGCACAGGGATACTACTTCTATCGCCCGATGTCGCCTGAGCAGCTCGCACCACACCTGAGCACCAGCTGA